The sequence CTTGCGCCAAGGTAGATAACACGTTTGCATCCACGTTTGATCATCTCATTGACCATCTGTTCTGAAGCATCAACGTTATCTAATCCTACTGCCGAATCAAAACACGGCGAAACGCTGTCCATGATCTCCACCACAGGAATACCCGCCGTCTCTAGCATTTTCATTGTTTTTGGTGTGTGCGTTCTTTCAGCAAGAATAAGCCCATCGATATTATAAGAGAGTAATGAAAGCAGACGCTCTTCTTCTTTTTCAGCACGATATCCATAGTGCGCTAACATAGTTTGATAACCGTATTTATCGGTCACTGATTCAATGCCTCGAATAACTTCGGCAAACACTTGGTTAGTTAAAGAAGGTAGTAATACCCCAATCGCATGACTGGTCGAATTCGATAAAATATCAGGAGCGCGATTAGGAATATAATTAAGACTCTCTAATTCACGCGCAATTTTTTCTCGTAAAGCTTCCGAGACTTGTTCGGGGTTACGCAAAAAACGACTCACTGTCATTTTGGTAACACCAACTCGTGAAGCGACATCCTGTAATGAGGGGCGTTTTTTCTTCATTTTATATCGCAACTATCCAAAAACACTCGTATTAATACGCACTTTAATTTTCCAAGAACGCTGATTATAGCCCTAGGTTATACACTATTTCGAATAAAGTTTTTTAGATGTCTGCCTAGATTTGATTTTGACTGATGATCCCTTGACTTAAACCAAAGGAAAGATAGTATTCTTCGCTATATAATTAATGAAATAACGATATCAATCTAAAATAATAAATAGTGTGAACTTATGGCGATCCACAGACGACAATTTCTAACGTACCTCACAACCATTGCGACATTATCAGCACTTCCGAACACGGTAAGAGCAGCAATAACCTCACGCATTGCAGCACAATTTGGGCATATTCCCGCATCAACCACGATCCATCGCGTGATAAGTGCTGGACCTCCGACTGATCAATTGTTACTCGCATTAGCGCCTGAAAAACTATTGGGTTTCTCCTCACTTAATTTAGAAAAAAATCCTTTATTTTCAGATGAGCTGCGTAAATTACCCCGTTTAGGGCGCTTATCAGGACGAGGAAGTACACTCTCTTTAGAGGCTTTACTAGCGTTAGAACCCGATATCATTATTGATAGTGGTAATGTGGATGAAACCTATCGTTCATTAGCGAAACGTGTTTCTGATCAAACCGGTATACCCTATGTATTAATTGATGGCACATTAAAGGATAGTCCCGCTCAATTACGTCAAACGGGAGCTTTATTAGGTGTTGCAGAAAAAGCAGAAACATTAGCGCTCATTGCAGAGCAGTATCTTAATGATGCTACCTTGTTTGCTTCTACACAAAAAACAAGCCCACGTTTTTACCTTGCTCGCGGTGCAAAGGGGTTGCAAACGGGTGCAAGAAACTCCATCCATACTGAAGCCATTGAAACCTTAGGTTTTGAAAATGTGGTAGATATCCCTAATTTCAAGGGACTAACAGATGTTTCACCAGAACAACTATTAATGTGGGATCCTGAAATTATCATCACACAAGATGAAAATGCCTATCAGCAAATAATGCAACACCCTGTATGGAAAAGCATTCAAGCCGTTAAAAACCACCAAGTGCTGTTATTTAAAGGCTTGCCATTCGGTTGGCTAGATGGACCTCCAGGTATCAACCGTTTAATGGGAATGCGCCGCTTACAGAGCCATTTTGATGCTCGAATAGAAAATCAAGCCATTCAAGATCTACAAAA comes from Proteus vulgaris and encodes:
- the gntR gene encoding gluconate operon transcriptional repressor GntR, producing MKKKRPSLQDVASRVGVTKMTVSRFLRNPEQVSEALREKIARELESLNYIPNRAPDILSNSTSHAIGVLLPSLTNQVFAEVIRGIESVTDKYGYQTMLAHYGYRAEKEEERLLSLLSYNIDGLILAERTHTPKTMKMLETAGIPVVEIMDSVSPCFDSAVGLDNVDASEQMVNEMIKRGCKRVIYLGARQDERTLMRLKGYEKAMQNAGLPVGNVMTPKSSSYSLGAELLHAARKQYPDLDGLYCTNDDIAIGAVFECQRLGIAVPEDIAISGFHGHDVGQVMTPRLASIFTPRDEMGQQAADLLLKRMKGKIARGQVIDVGFRIITGESI
- a CDS encoding ABC transporter substrate-binding protein yields the protein MAIHRRQFLTYLTTIATLSALPNTVRAAITSRIAAQFGHIPASTTIHRVISAGPPTDQLLLALAPEKLLGFSSLNLEKNPLFSDELRKLPRLGRLSGRGSTLSLEALLALEPDIIIDSGNVDETYRSLAKRVSDQTGIPYVLIDGTLKDSPAQLRQTGALLGVAEKAETLALIAEQYLNDATLFASTQKTSPRFYLARGAKGLQTGARNSIHTEAIETLGFENVVDIPNFKGLTDVSPEQLLMWDPEIIITQDENAYQQIMQHPVWKSIQAVKNHQVLLFKGLPFGWLDGPPGINRLMGMRRLQSHFDARIENQAIQDLQNYFMHFYHTPLSSERCQQLLRYS